Sequence from the Christiangramia fulva genome:
GCTTGGATTATTTTTGCAGCGACATATTTTAGTTGGAAAACATACCCCCATGGATTTCAATGAAACCCAGGCAATTGAAACCGTTGCAGAAGAAGAGATTACGGTGAGCACCAATAATCCCGGAGATATTTCTATGGTCGGTGGTGCACATGTTATCGGTTCTGGAACGGAAGCTTCCAATGGAATTATCTATGCGGTAGACGCCATCGTAGAACCTACCAAAGACGTATTTACCAATTGATTTTCAATAAAATAAATAGGATGAAACCGCTTCAGTTTTGGAGCGGTTTTTTGTTTTAGATAGCTCGGGAGTCTTTCGATTTTAATAAATGGGATCAACTGCCAATTTATGCTAACTTTGCAAAAAAAGTTTTTGAATATGGAGCTTAATCTTACGCGGCCAATCTGTTTTTTTGATCTGGAAACTACCGGTACCAATATCTGTCATGATCGAATTGTTGAAATTGCCATTTTGAAGGTTTTTCCCAATGGAAATAAAGAAAGCCACAGCTGGCTGGTAAATCCGGAGCGGGAGATCCCTGCAGAAGTGGTTGCGATTCACGGTATATCTAATGAAAAAGTAGCCAATGAACCTACTTTTCAGGAATTGGCAACCAAGGTTCACGATCTTATAAAAGGCTGTGACCTGGCAGGTTATAATTCTAACCGTTTTGATATTCCATTGCTGGTAGAAGAACTGCTCCGGGCGGGAATCGATTTTGAAATGAAAAATGTGGTGGCTGTAGATGTTCAAACGATTTTTCATAAAAAAGAACAGCGAACGCTTTCTGCGGCATACCAGTTTTACTGTGAAAAAAACCTGGAAGATGCCCATAGTGCTGAAGCCGATACTGAAGCTACTTACGAAGTACTGAAATCTCAGCTTGATAGATACGAGGATCTTGAGAATGATATCAAATGGCTTTCAGGATATAGCTCCAGGAAGAAAGCAGTCGATTTTGCAGGATTTATTGCTCTGGATAAAAAAGGGAAAGAGGTTTTTACCTTCGGAAAATATAAAGGAAAAAGCGTAGAACGGGTGCTGGAAGAGGAGCCAGGATATTTTGGGTGGATACAGAATGCCGATTTTCCTTTATACACAAAAAAGGTCCTGACGGCGATTAAATTGCGAAAGCTGAATAATAAATTGTCGTAAATGAAAATTATCTGTGTAGGCCGTAATTACGCGAAGCATATCGAGGAACTTCAGAATGAAAAACCTGAGGAACCAGTGCTTTTTCACAAACCCGATACTTCAGTTTTATTAAAGAAACAGCCTTTTTTTATTCCTGATTTTTCTGATGATGTGCATTATGAGGTGGAGGTTCTGGTTAAGATCAATAAGATCGGAAAGCATATTCAGGAGAAATTCGCTCATAAGTATTACGAGGAAATCGGCCTGGGAATTGATTTCACCGCGCGCGACCTTCAGCAAAAATTAAAAGAAAAAGGCCTTCCGTGGGAAAAAGCTAAAGGATTCGACGGTGCCGCGGTGATAGGTGATAAGTGGTTTAATAAGAAAGATTTGCCTGCGCTAGACAATCTTGAATTTAGCCTTAAAAAAAATGAAGAGACAGTACAGGCGGCCAATACCTCTTTGATGCTTTGGAAAATTGACGAATTAATTGCCTATATTTCGACATATTTCACCCTGAAAATAGGGGATATCATATTTACGGGAACTCCGGCGGGCGTAGGGAAAGTTTCTCCCGATGACCGGTTAACCGGATTCCTGAACAACCAAAAAATGTTTTCAATAAAAGTAAAATAAGTACTATGGATAGCTACAATCTTGACGAGGTTCGTGAAATGGCCGGGGGCGATGAAGAATTTATGAAAACCGTGGTCGAGACTTTCCTTGAGGAAATCCCGCCAGATGTCGCAGCGATGAACGATGCCATACAAAATGATAATCCTTCGCTCTCCTATCAATATGCGCATAAAATGAAGCCAAATCTTCAGCTTTTTGGCCTGAATTTAATGGATCAGATTCGTATCATTGAGGCCTGGTCTAAACAGGGACAGAGAAAGGATGAAGTTCCTGATGCTGCCGCGGCTATCACTAAAAAAGTTGATGAAGCCGTAGTTGCTCTAAAAAATGATTTTGACCTCTAATGAAAGCTGAAATTGTTACCATTGGTGACGAGATACTCATTGGCCAGATTGTAGATACCAATTCGGTTTTTATTGCCCAAGAACTTACCAAAATTGGAATTTCTGTTCATCAAATCACTTCCATTCAGGATGAACGTGAGCACATATTAAAAACCATAGAGGGAGCAATGCTCCGTGCAGATATTGTGATCATGACCGGTGGACTGGGGCCCACCAAAGACGATATTACCAAAAAATGTCTCTGTGAATTCTTTGATGATGAACTGGAGCTAAACAAAGATGTCCTCAAGCATATCAAAGAGCTTTTCGATAAGTATATAGAAACTCCCTTTTCCGATCTTAATCGCGATCAGGCCCTTTTGCCAAAAAAAGCTACAGTGCTCCATAATGAATATGGAACCGCTGCTGGTATGTGGTTCGAGAAAGACGGAAAAGTAGTGATCTCCCTTCCGGGAGTACCTTTCGAAATGAAGGAACTCATCACCAGAGAAGTGGTTCCGCGCCTGATGCAGAATTTTTCGCGGGAATATATTATTTATAAAACGGTGGTTACCTACGGGGTGGGTGAAAGTGAAATTGCGCGTCGTATTGAGGACTGGGAAAACAACCTGCCTGAAGGTATTAAGCTGGCTTATCTTCCAAATCTTGGAAAGGTGCGCTTACGGCTTACTGCTAAAGGAGATAATGAGCAGAACCTCAGAAATGCCATTGAGAATCAGATAACCAGTCTGCACGAGTTTATTGGAGACATTATTTCCGGCTATGAAGAAGATGAACCTTTAGAAGTCGCTATTGGCAGGCTTCTGGCTCAGAATAGCTGGAAGCTTTCAACTGCTGAAAGTTGTACTGGTGGAAGGCTGGCTACCAAGTTTTCAAAAGCTCCGGGCTCTTCGGCATCTTTCAGCGGAAGCGTGGTTTGTTATGCAACACCATCTAAAACCGAACTTTTAGGTGTTTCAGAAAAACTGATCGAAGAAAAGTCTGTGGTCAGTGCAGAAGTCGCTCAGGCCATGGCCAAAGGAGCCCGCGAAAAATTTCACACCGAATTTTCCATAGCGACAACGGGAAATGCCGGGCCCACAAAAGGAGATAGCGATGCTGAAGTTGGGACGGTGTTTATTGCCATTGCGACTCCGCAGAAAGTGTTCAGTGAAGAATTCAATTTTGGGAACCACCGCGAAAAAGTGATAGGAAAAGCGGTTAATAAGGCCATGAAAATGCTTCAGGAAGCCATTTTTGAATACCGCGAGAACCTGGAACAGAAATAATCCCGAAAAATTCTTTAAATCAAACTTGAAATTTAGATTTTAATTTTTTATTCTTAAAAAGTGGAAGTCATATATACCGGGTGCTGCGAGATTTTTTATGCCTGTAGAGAAGCCTCGAAATATTTTTTTTCAATTAGTTGTCTGTTAGGTAAAAAAATCGTTAATTTGCAGCCTGTTTTGAAATAACGAGAAAAGTATAGAGCAATGTCAAGAGTTTGTGAACTTACCGGGAAAAGAGCAATGGTTGGGAACAATGTTTCTCACGCTATGAACAAGACCAAACGTAAATTCAATGCGAATTTGGTTAAAAAACGTTTTTACATCCCTGAAGAAGACAGATGGGTAACTTTAAAAGTATCTACATCTGCGTTAAAAGATATTAACAAGAAAGGAATCTCTGCCGTGATCAAAGAGGCCAGAGCTAAAGGATTTCTTAAGAAATAATTCCGATAAAAAACATTCACAATGGCAAAGAAAGGTAACAGAGTTCAGGTAATCCTTGAATGTACAGAACATAAAGCATCTGGACAACCAGGTACTTCAAGATATATCACAACCAAGAATAAAAAGAACACTCCAGACAGACTTGAGTTGAAGAAATTCAACCCGGTTCTTAAGAAGATGACTGTTCATAAAGAAATAAAATAATATAAGTCATGGCAAAGAAATCAGTAGCAAGTATTCAAACAGGATCTAAAAGGCTTACCAAAGCTATCAAAATGGTAAAGTCTGAGAAAACCGGTGCCTATACTTTCGTGGAGCAGATCATGGCTCCTGAAGATGTAAACGACTTTTTGAAACAAAAATAATCGTTTAACAGCGAGTAAAATCATATAAAAAAGCCGTTCGGATTTATCTGGACGGCTTTTTTCTTTTTGTGTATATTTATGGCCCTAAAAAGAAAAGCCGTGGAGGCTTCTTTGTTTTAAAAAACCTGCCGAAATAATGAGTTTATTTAAAAAGATATTTTCTAAGGAAAAAAAGGAAAACCTCGATAAAGGACTGGAAAAATCAAAAACCAGTTTCTTTGATAAAATGAGCAAGGCCGTTGCCGGAAAATCGAAGGTCGACGATGAGGTGCTTGATGAACTTGAAGAAGTGCTGGTGAGAAGTGATGTAGGTGTTGCTACAACCATTAAGATCATCAACAGAATAGAAGAGCGCGTGGCCCGTGATAAATATGTTGGCACCGATGAACTAAACAAAATTCTTCGCGAAGAGATCGCCGCCTTGCTTTCAGAAAATAATACAGGCGAGTATGCCGAACTTGATATTCCTGCCGATAAAAGGCCTTATGTGATCATGGTCGTGGGAGTGAATGGGGTTGGAAAAACTACTACTATCGGAAAACTTGCACATCAGTTTAAAAGTCAGGGTAAAAAAGTGGTTTTAGGCGCAGCCGATACCTTCCGTGCAGCCGCGATCGACCAGCTTCAGATCTGGGCCGATAGAACCGGCGTTCCAATCATCAAACAGAAAATGGGTAGTGATCCGGCTTCCGTGGCGTTTGATACCATTCAGCATGCCGTAAAAATGGACGCCGATGTGGTTTTAATCGATACCGCGGGTCGACTTCATAATAAAGTGAACTTGATGAAAGAGCTTTCCAAGGTGAAAAGGGTGATGCAGAAGACCATTGCTGAAGCTCCTCATGAGGTTTTGCTGGTTCTGGACGGGTCTACCGGCCAGAATGCGTTTGAACAGGCAAAACAATTTACCGCAGCTACTGAAGTCACTTCTCTTGCAGTTACCAAACTCGACGGTACGGCTAAAGGCGGAGTGGTAATAGGCATCAGCGATCAGTTTAAAATTCCTGTGAAGTATATTGGAGTGGGAGAAGGGGTTGAAGATCTTCAGGTATTTAATAAATATGAATTTGTAGATTCCTTCTTTAAATAATTTATATGAAAAAATCAGTACTTCTTTTGCTCATGGCCTTTGCGATGCTGGCCTGTAAAAACGACTCGCAAAACGATCAGGAAAATATACAAACTGAAACCGATTCTACCGATACGGTTAAGGAAATGGAATTCAAGGTCGTCGACTCCAAATATATCAATAATGACAGCCTTTGGATGCCTTTTGAAAGCGCGCTAGCCAATTTTTCTGAAACCCGATACAACGAAGTAAAAGACCTGGTTTTTGAAAAGCCTATTCCCGAAATCCAGGAAGCGGTTAAAAGCGGAAAACTTAGTTACGAAGAAATCGCTCTTTTTTACCTTAAGAGAATCAAAAAGTACGACCGCAACAATGAGCTTTCCCTGAATTCGGTGATCGCTCTGAATCCTGATCTACTGAAAGAAGCCCGCGAAAAAGACGAACAGCTTAAAAAAAATCCCGATCATAATCCTATTTACGGAATTCCGGTATTGTTGAAAGATAATATCGATGCCGAAGGAATGCCTACTACGGCCGGGGCTGCTGCCCTTCAGGAGAACAATGCCAACGACGCCGTTATTGTAAAGCGTTTAAGGGAAAACGGTGCTCTTATTTTAGGAAAAGCGAATCTGAGCGAATGGGCTTATTTCTTTTGCGGCGAATGTCCCAGCGGATATTCTGCCGTGGGTGGGCAAACTCTTAACCCTTATGGAAGAAAGATACTCGATACCGGGGGGTCCAGCTCGGGAAGTGGTGTCGCCGTGGCAGCTAATTTAGCTCCGGTAGCCGTTGGTTCAGAGACGTCGGGATCTATCCTTTCTCCGTCAAGCCAGAATTCGGTTGTTGGTTTAAAACCTACTATCGGACTTCTTAGCCGTGGCGGAATTGTTCCAATCTCAAGCACCCTCGATACTCCAGGCCCGATGACCAAATTTGTGGTTGATAATGCTATTTTGCTTTCCGCTATGACTGGTATTGATAAAAAAGATCCTGCTTCGGCAGCTGCAGGCAAAGATGCCCGGGACTATTATAAAGACTTAAAAGAAGTCGTTCTTACCGGAAAACGCTTTGGTGCCATCAAAGCTCTTATGAAAGATACTTTGTATATGCGCGCCGTCAACGATCTTAAAAATGCAGGTGCCGAAATTGTGGAATTTGAGGCAGAAGATATCGATCTTCCAAATTTCACCAGATTGCTCAACCTCGATATGAAAAAGGATCTTCCCGCTTATTTTCAGAATTATGGCGGCGATGTGGATTTTGAAAATGTGGGTGATGTTGTGGAATATAATAATCAGGATTCGTTAAAAAGAGCTCCTTACGGGCAGGCCCTTTTTCTCGGAATTCTCAAAGATTCGGCAACTGCTGAAGAATTCGCGGCCATAAAAGATACCTTGCGACGAAATGGAACCCGTTTCTTTGAAAAGCCAATGAAAGAACACAATCTTGATGCGGTCCTTTCCATCAATAACTATCATGCGGGTTACGCGGCGGTGGCTAAATATCCGGCGATTACCGTACCAATGGGTTACAGCAGCGATAATCATGCTCCCGAAGGACTCACTTTTATAGGAAGACCTTTTACCGAGCAACAATTGTTGAACTGGGCCTATACTTTTGAACAAACCACGAATCGCAGACAAACCCCAGACAATTATAATGAGTAAACTTAGAGATCGCTATCTTTCAACTATTTCGAAGATCATTTTCTTTTATTCGGTTTTTTATATCGTGATGAAGGTACTGGCGATCTTTCAGGGAGCCTGGATTTGGGCAAATCTGATCCTCACAATCCCTTATCTCATTTTCGCCTTAATAGGCGGCTATATGTTCAAAAGGAATTCCTATAGTTGGATCTACGTGATCGCGGGGATTATTTTGATAAGCGTGGTGCGTTATTTTGAAAAGGAATGGATGATGCAGCTGCACCTGTATTTTCAATAATTTACCTGACTCAAAATCGCTTGATTTTAAACTTTCAATGGCGATTGGTGTCAAAATTATATACTAGAACTTCATTTAATTTAAAAATTAATTTCCATTGAATTTATGAGAAAAATTTTCTTTGCGATTTTTATCGCTTTTCTGGCCTTAACTATGAGTGCTCAGGAAGATGTGCATTGGCTGCGATATCCCAGTATCTCTCCTGATGGTAAGACCATTATTTTTGGATATATGGGCAATCTCTATCGCGTAAATACAAGTGGTGGTGTAGCAACTCCTGTCACCACCGGCGATGCTTACGATATGCGTCCGGTGTGGAGCAGTGATGGCAAAACCCTTGCCTTTGCCAGTGATCGGTATGGCAATTTTGATGTTTATACAATGCCTGCCGAAGGCGGAACTCCTGTTAGGATAACCTACAACAGCAGTGATGACTATCCCTATGACTTTACTCCTGATAATCAGGAAGTCCTTTTCGGGAGCGGAAGGAACGCCCCTGCTAAAAGCGTGAGATTTCCCAGCCCCGGACTTTTCAATAATTTATATACAATTCCTGTAAAAGGAGGTCGCCCGGTTCTGCTGTCTGCAGCTGGGGCTGAAGAAGCTACCTACAATAACGACGGCTCAAAACTGGTTTTCCAGGATAGGAAAGGCTATGAGGATGCATTCAGAAAGCATCATACGTCAGCAGTTACGCGCGATGTTTGGTTATATGATATTAATAATAATTTATACGATCAGTTAAGTACTTTTAAAGGGGAGAACCGTGAACCGGTTTTTAGTTCTGATGGAACTTCGGTTTATTTTCTGAATGAAAAAGATGGTACTCAAAACCTATACAAGATGCCTGTAAGTGGTGGTTCAGAAACACAACTTACAACTTTTAAGGATTTTCCGGTTCGACATCTAAGTATTTCTAATGATGACCTGATCTCGTTTACCTGGCAAGGTGATGTTTATACTTTGAGTCCGGGTGGAACGCCTCAAAAACTGAATATTCAGGTTAATGATGATGCGGGTTATGAACCGATTGAAAATATGGATATCAATACGGTAACTGAATTTGCGGTGAGTCCAAATAACAAAGAGATCGCGTTTGTAAACAGAGGTGAGGTTTTTGTAACCGGCGTTGATGATTCCCGCACCAAACGAATAACCAATACCCCGGAGCAGGAGCGCATGATCAGCTGGTCTCCTGATGGAAAAACACTACTTTTTTCCGGAGAAAGAGACGGTAGCTGGAATGTATATAAAGTTACTTTAACACATCCTGAAGAAGAATATTTCTATGCTTCTACCGTATTGAATACTGAGCCTATTATTGCCACCGAGGCAGAAGAATTTCAGCCAAAATATTCACCTGACGGAAAGAAGATCGCTTTTATAGAGGAGCGAAATATCCTGGTTATAAAGGATCTTGACAGCAAGAAGAAAACTACTGTTTTTCCGGAAGGCAGAAACTATTCTTACAGTGACGGCGACTGGTTTTACCAGTGGAGCCCTGATAGCCGGTGGCTGCTGGTAGATGATCAGAAAGGTTATGTTTTCAACAACAATACCGCCCTTATAAAAGCCGATGGATCGGGTGAGATTTTCCACCCGGTAAATAGCGGCTTTGGTGAAAGCAATCCTAAGTGGGCTATGAAAGGGAAAATGATGACCTATGAAAGTAGTAAGGAAGGGCGACGTTCACTGGCAATGCAGGGAAGTTCAGAGGTTGATATTTACGGTGTATTTTTCGACCAGGAGGCCTACGATAAATATATGCTCAGCAAGGAAGAATATGAACTTCTGAACGATCGTGAGCAGAAGGAAAAAGTAGAGCAGGAGAAAAAAGCAAAAGAAGAGGAAAATAAAAAGTCAAAGAAGAAAAATGACGAGAAGAAAGAAGAGCCTCTTCAGCTTAATCTTAAAAACCTTGAGCAGCGAAGAGAAAAACTAACAATTAACAGCTCGAGCATTAGCGATTATGTATTGAATAAAGATGCGAGTAAGGTATACTATCTTTCCTCGTTTGAAAAGGGCTATGACCTTTGGGTGACTGAACCGCGAACTCGCGAGACTAAAATTCTTGCCAAACTTGGTGGATCTCCCAGTGGTATTGAGATTAGTGATGATGATAAGACCTTATTTTTGAGCAATAATGGCAAACTGGTAAAAGTTGATACCGAAAGCGGAAAAGTGACGAATATCGAGATTGCCGGCGATATGATGGTGAATGCCGCTGCAGAAAGGGAATACATCTTCAATCATGCCTGGAGACAGGTGAAGAAGAAATTCTATGATCCCAATTTACATGGAGTTGACTGGAAAATGTATAAAGAGGAATATTCAAAATTCCTTCCGTACATCAATAACAACTATGATTTTCAGGAATTATTGAGCGAGCTTCTTGGAGAACTCAACGCCTCACATACCGGCGGTAGATATCGTCCTGAAAACAATGGTATGAAAACAGCCTCTTTCGGATTGCTTTATGATGAAACCTATACTGGTAACGGAATTAAAGTTTCTGAAGTGATCGCCGGCGGACCGCTCGACAAAGCCAAAAGCCGAATTAAAGCTGGTGATATCATAACTAAGATTAACGGTGAGGAGATTGGCAGCGAGGAGAACTGGAATAAATATTTGCTCAATCTTGAGGATAAAAATGTGCTTTTGAGCGTGAAAAGTGGGGACGCAACTTTCGAAGAAAAGCTCAAGCCTATCTCGGTTAATGAGGAAAGCGGATTGATGTATCGCCGCTGGGTCAATATGATGGAACACAAGGTAGATTCGCTGAGCAATGGCCAGTTGGGTTATCTTCACATCCGCGGTATGAACGATAGCAGTTTCAGGGATGTTTACGAAAGTGCCCTGGGAAAAAATCTCAGTAAAAAAGCGCTTGTGGTCGATACCCGCTTTAATGGGGGTGGATGGCTACACGATGACCTGAATACTTTCTTAAGCGGCGAGGAATATCTGAAATTTTCTCCGCAGGGTCATATTGTGAAAGGTGGCGAGCCTATGACGCGATGGACCAAACCGAGTATCGTGGTGATGAGCGAAAGCAATTATAGCGACGCGTTTATCTTCCCTTATATCTACAAACAAAATGGAATAGGAAAGCTGGTTGGAATGCCGGTTGCCGGTACTGGTACTGCCGTTTGGTGGGAACGCCAGATAGATCCGACGATCGTTTTTGGAATTCCTATGATTGGAACCATTGGTGACGAGGGTAGACCTACCGAAAACCTTCAGCTTGAACCGGATATTTTGGTACCGCTACCTTATAAGGCATTCCTAAATGGAAAGGATACGCAAATTCAGGCCGCTGTGAATGAACTTCTTAAAGAGGTGAATCAGGAATAATAAAGAGTTAATCTTCTTAAGAAGCCGCGAAAAAAGGAAATTTTGTCATTCTGAATTTATTTCAGAAACTGGCAAATTTGAAAAACGAAATTATAAAAGACCCTTAAACAAGTTAAGGTTGAAGATTTCGGACTTTTTTCGCGGTTTCTTTTATTTTTGAAATTATGAATAACTCGGCTTTTCCTTCCGAAGTATATCTAAATGGCAGCTGGCTAAAAACCGAAGAGGCCAAAATATCAGTATTTGATCGTGGGTTTATGCACGGTGATGGTATTTATGAAGTCACCCCTTTTTATAATGGCATGGCTTTTTTGCTGGAAGACCACCTGGAAAGACTCAATTACTGCCTTGAGCAAATTGGACTGAATTTCGATACTTCTGAAATCAAAAATCTCGTTTACGAAGCTTTGGAGCGCGCTGGACTCTCAAATTCTGATGCTGCTGTTTATATGCAGATCAGTCGGGGAATGGCTCCAAGAACTCATTTTATTCCAAACGATATTCAGCCTACTTTTTTGATGTATGCGTTCCCGGCCACCTTGGAAGGCTTTGAAAATAAGAGCTGGAAAGTGCTATTATCTAAAGACCTTCGCTGGCATCGCTGTGACATCAAAACTACGTCCTGGCTGGCTAATACCATGGCCAATTCAAAATCTCATGAACTCGGCCTAAATGAAACTATTCTCTATCGGGACCAGGTAATTACCGAAGGTTCACATTCTTCCATCTTTTTTATTAAAGGAAATTCTATTTATACCCATCCCGAAGGACCTGCTATTCTTTTGGGGATCACGCGTAAATTTGTGATTGGACTTTGCCGGGAACTCGGTATTGAAATTAGGGAAAAACCTGTTCTTTTATCTGAAATCGGAAATATTGATGAGATCTTCTGTACCGGCACCACCACCCAGATCATGCAGGTAAATGAGATGATTTTTGAAGGAAAATCGGTATTTAAAAATTGCCGGAAAAGTGAAACTCTTAAAAAACTTCAATCGGCATTTAAGGAAAAAACTTTAAAACTCTAGGCTTTTAATGCATTTTATATTTAACTCATAGTCAAATTCATTAGCTTCTTTATTTCTAATTTTAGATTGTATCTTTGCACTCCTAAATTTTAGTATGAGAACGAAGTCGAGAAAAAAGAACAGGATCAATGTGGTTACCCTGGGTTGTAGTAAGAATGTTTACGACAGCGAGGTTTTGATGGGGCAGCTTAAGGCCAACAAGAAAGATGTGGTACATGAGCAGGAAGGAAATATTGTCGTGATCAATACCTGCGGATTTATCGATAATGCCAAGGAGCAATCGGTGAATACGATTCTTGAATTTGTTGAAAAGAAAGAGCAGGGCGAGGTAGACAAGGTTTTTGTGACCGGATGCCTTAGTGAACGCTATAAACCCGAACTTCTAAAGGAAATTCCGAATGTTGACCAGTATTTTGGAACTACCGAATTGCCATCCTTGCTTAAAGCCCTGGAAGCCGATTATAAACATGAACTTTTAGGGGAGCGAATGACCACGACTCCGCAGAATTATGCTTTTTTGAAGATCGCCGAAGGTTGTGATCGTCCGTGTTCGTTTTGTGCTATCCCTTTGATGCGCGGGAAACATCGGTCCACACCCATCGAACAAATAGTTAAAGAAGCCAAAGGACTTGCAGCAAATGGCGTAAAGGAACTGATACTTATAGCTCAGGACTTAACTTATTACGGTCTTGATCTTTATAAAAAACGAAACCTGGCAGAATTGCTCGAAAATCTTGTCAAGGTTGAAGGCATTGAGTGGATTCGCCTTCATTATGCCTTTCCTACAGGCTTCCCGATGGATGTACTGGAAGTGATGAAAAGGGAGCCGAAAATATGCAATTATCTGGATATACCGCTGCAGCATATTTCAGATGATCTTTTGAAATCGATGCGACGTGGCACCACTCACGAAAAAACTACCAAATTGCTGAAGGAATTCCGAAAAACGGTTCCTGAAATGGCCATTAGAACTACGCTGATCGTTGGTTATCCGGGAGAGACCGAAGCTCATTTCGAGGAATTAAAGGAATGGGTAAAGGAAATGCGATTTGAACGCCTGGGTTGTTTTACTTATTCTCATGAGGAAAATACACATGCTTTTAATCTTGAAGATAATGTTCCGGAAGATGTGAAGCAGCAGCGAGCAAACGAGATCATGGAAATCCAGTCTCAGATCTCCTGGGAACTGAATCAGGAAAAAATTGGAAAGACCTTTAAAGTGATTATAGATCGTAAGGAAGGCAATTATTTTGTTGGTCGTACCGAGCATGATTCACCCGATGTGGATAACGAAGTGCTGATCGACGCTACCGAAATTTATCTGAAAACTGGAGAATTCTATGATGTAAAGATCACCGATGCTGCCGATTTTGACCTTTACGGAACTCCGTTAAATGTTAATACTGAAAAACCCGGGAGAAAAGAATTAAAGATAAGGTCTGTTTAATAGAACAGTTGCTATAAAAATAAACCTCCCAGGTTTCAAAAACCTGGGAGGTTTTATTTTTTGCTTAAATTGAGTTTAAGCAACGCTAATATTCTTTTCCAGGTAAACTTCCTGAACTTTATTCAGAAGAGCCACACCATCTTTCATTGGCCGCTGAAATGCTTTTCGCCCCATAATGAGCCCGGAACCGCCAGCACGTTTATTTACCACAGCGGTTTTGATCGCTTCTTTTTCATCGGAATCTCCTTTGGAACCTCCACCGGAATTGATCAGACCAATTTTACCCATATAGCAGTTAGCTACCTGATAGCGGCAAAGGTCAATGGGGTGGTCGGTGGTGAGCCCTTCATACATTTCGTCATTAAATTTTCCGAAACCTATGTTCTTGAAACCGAAATTATTTGTCGGTAATTTCTGCTTGATCACATCGGCTTTAATCGTGACGCCAAGGTGGTTTGCCTGCCCGGTTAGATCGGCTGAGCTGTGATAATCTTCACCCTCTTTTTTGAAAGCTGAATTCCTTGTATAGCACCAAAGAATAGTTGCCATTCCCAGCTCATGAGCTCTTTCAAAACCTGCCGCTATTTCCTG
This genomic interval carries:
- a CDS encoding amidase family protein: MKKSVLLLLMAFAMLACKNDSQNDQENIQTETDSTDTVKEMEFKVVDSKYINNDSLWMPFESALANFSETRYNEVKDLVFEKPIPEIQEAVKSGKLSYEEIALFYLKRIKKYDRNNELSLNSVIALNPDLLKEAREKDEQLKKNPDHNPIYGIPVLLKDNIDAEGMPTTAGAAALQENNANDAVIVKRLRENGALILGKANLSEWAYFFCGECPSGYSAVGGQTLNPYGRKILDTGGSSSGSGVAVAANLAPVAVGSETSGSILSPSSQNSVVGLKPTIGLLSRGGIVPISSTLDTPGPMTKFVVDNAILLSAMTGIDKKDPASAAAGKDARDYYKDLKEVVLTGKRFGAIKALMKDTLYMRAVNDLKNAGAEIVEFEAEDIDLPNFTRLLNLDMKKDLPAYFQNYGGDVDFENVGDVVEYNNQDSLKRAPYGQALFLGILKDSATAEEFAAIKDTLRRNGTRFFEKPMKEHNLDAVLSINNYHAGYAAVAKYPAITVPMGYSSDNHAPEGLTFIGRPFTEQQLLNWAYTFEQTTNRRQTPDNYNE
- a CDS encoding S41 family peptidase, translating into MRKIFFAIFIAFLALTMSAQEDVHWLRYPSISPDGKTIIFGYMGNLYRVNTSGGVATPVTTGDAYDMRPVWSSDGKTLAFASDRYGNFDVYTMPAEGGTPVRITYNSSDDYPYDFTPDNQEVLFGSGRNAPAKSVRFPSPGLFNNLYTIPVKGGRPVLLSAAGAEEATYNNDGSKLVFQDRKGYEDAFRKHHTSAVTRDVWLYDINNNLYDQLSTFKGENREPVFSSDGTSVYFLNEKDGTQNLYKMPVSGGSETQLTTFKDFPVRHLSISNDDLISFTWQGDVYTLSPGGTPQKLNIQVNDDAGYEPIENMDINTVTEFAVSPNNKEIAFVNRGEVFVTGVDDSRTKRITNTPEQERMISWSPDGKTLLFSGERDGSWNVYKVTLTHPEEEYFYASTVLNTEPIIATEAEEFQPKYSPDGKKIAFIEERNILVIKDLDSKKKTTVFPEGRNYSYSDGDWFYQWSPDSRWLLVDDQKGYVFNNNTALIKADGSGEIFHPVNSGFGESNPKWAMKGKMMTYESSKEGRRSLAMQGSSEVDIYGVFFDQEAYDKYMLSKEEYELLNDREQKEKVEQEKKAKEEENKKSKKKNDEKKEEPLQLNLKNLEQRREKLTINSSSISDYVLNKDASKVYYLSSFEKGYDLWVTEPRTRETKILAKLGGSPSGIEISDDDKTLFLSNNGKLVKVDTESGKVTNIEIAGDMMVNAAAEREYIFNHAWRQVKKKFYDPNLHGVDWKMYKEEYSKFLPYINNNYDFQELLSELLGELNASHTGGRYRPENNGMKTASFGLLYDETYTGNGIKVSEVIAGGPLDKAKSRIKAGDIITKINGEEIGSEENWNKYLLNLEDKNVLLSVKSGDATFEEKLKPISVNEESGLMYRRWVNMMEHKVDSLSNGQLGYLHIRGMNDSSFRDVYESALGKNLSKKALVVDTRFNGGGWLHDDLNTFLSGEEYLKFSPQGHIVKGGEPMTRWTKPSIVVMSESNYSDAFIFPYIYKQNGIGKLVGMPVAGTGTAVWWERQIDPTIVFGIPMIGTIGDEGRPTENLQLEPDILVPLPYKAFLNGKDTQIQAAVNELLKEVNQE
- a CDS encoding aminotransferase class IV, coding for MNNSAFPSEVYLNGSWLKTEEAKISVFDRGFMHGDGIYEVTPFYNGMAFLLEDHLERLNYCLEQIGLNFDTSEIKNLVYEALERAGLSNSDAAVYMQISRGMAPRTHFIPNDIQPTFLMYAFPATLEGFENKSWKVLLSKDLRWHRCDIKTTSWLANTMANSKSHELGLNETILYRDQVITEGSHSSIFFIKGNSIYTHPEGPAILLGITRKFVIGLCRELGIEIREKPVLLSEIGNIDEIFCTGTTTQIMQVNEMIFEGKSVFKNCRKSETLKKLQSAFKEKTLKL